One segment of Streptomyces sp. NBC_00576 DNA contains the following:
- a CDS encoding SigE family RNA polymerase sigma factor, translating to MSATVRQRDFEEYARAGRQRLYRTAYLLCGDREHARDLVQSTLARLFQHWQRASRAEHLDAYARTVLTRLFLHERRRRLRDLLAHARPDPAPAAPRPELRVTLMAALGELPPRARAMVVLRYWEDLSVSEVAAQLRCSESTVKSQCSRSLTRLRVVLGDAHVYTAEY from the coding sequence ATGTCGGCGACGGTCCGGCAGCGGGACTTCGAGGAGTACGCGCGGGCGGGTCGGCAGCGCCTGTACCGGACGGCGTATCTGCTCTGCGGCGACCGCGAGCACGCCCGTGACCTGGTGCAGTCCACGCTCGCCCGGCTCTTCCAGCACTGGCAGCGGGCGAGCCGGGCCGAACACCTCGACGCCTACGCCCGTACCGTCCTGACCCGGCTGTTCCTGCACGAGCGTCGGCGCCGGCTGCGCGACCTGCTCGCCCATGCCCGCCCCGACCCCGCGCCGGCCGCGCCCAGACCCGAGCTGCGCGTCACGCTCATGGCCGCCCTCGGCGAACTCCCGCCCCGGGCGCGGGCGATGGTCGTCCTGCGCTACTGGGAGGACCTGAGCGTCTCGGAGGTGGCCGCGCAACTGCGGTGCAGCGAGTCCACGGTCAAGAGCCAGTGCTCCCGCTCCCTGACCCGGCTGCGCGTGGTGCTGGGCGACGCCCATGTGTACACCGCCGAGTACTGA
- a CDS encoding class I SAM-dependent methyltransferase → MPPYQPKPEHPQLTATARSFGAEATRYDRARPRYPEALVHRIVATAPGPDILDVGVGTGIVARQFQAAGCRVLGVEVDDRMAELARRSGVEAEVAAFEEWDPAGRAFDAVVSAQAWHWVDAVAGAAKAARSLRPGGQLALFWNVFQPSPDVTGAFAEVHDRVLPDIPNLWTRPALDSYAPLFAKAADGIRQAGGAFGEPEEWRYEWEHPYTRDEWLDLLPTHGRTNGLPPAQLTELLSATGAALDTLGGDFTVRYTTVAITASRTVDATSG, encoded by the coding sequence ATGCCCCCTTACCAGCCGAAGCCCGAGCACCCTCAACTCACAGCGACGGCAAGGTCGTTCGGCGCCGAAGCCACCCGCTACGACCGGGCCCGCCCCCGCTACCCCGAAGCCCTGGTGCACCGGATCGTCGCCACGGCCCCCGGCCCCGACATCCTGGACGTCGGGGTCGGTACGGGCATCGTGGCCCGGCAGTTCCAGGCGGCCGGGTGCCGGGTGCTCGGAGTGGAAGTCGACGACCGGATGGCCGAGTTGGCGCGGCGGAGCGGGGTCGAGGCGGAGGTGGCGGCGTTCGAGGAGTGGGACCCCGCCGGGCGGGCCTTCGACGCGGTGGTGTCCGCCCAGGCCTGGCACTGGGTGGACGCGGTCGCCGGTGCCGCGAAGGCGGCTCGGTCGCTGCGCCCCGGAGGCCAACTCGCCCTGTTCTGGAACGTGTTCCAGCCCTCGCCCGACGTGACCGGGGCCTTCGCCGAGGTCCACGACCGCGTCCTGCCGGACATCCCCAACCTCTGGACGAGGCCCGCCCTCGACTCGTACGCGCCCCTGTTCGCCAAGGCGGCCGACGGGATACGGCAGGCGGGCGGCGCGTTCGGCGAGCCGGAGGAGTGGCGGTACGAGTGGGAGCACCCGTACACCCGCGACGAGTGGCTGGACCTGCTGCCCACCCACGGCCGCACCAACGGGCTCCCACCCGCCCAACTGACGGAACTGCTCTCAGCCACCGGCGCCGCGCTCGACACACTGGGCGGCGACTTCACCGTGCGCTACACCACGGTGGCGATCACGGCGTCCCGGACGGTCGACGCCACATCGGGATGA
- the tsaD gene encoding tRNA (adenosine(37)-N6)-threonylcarbamoyltransferase complex transferase subunit TsaD has product MADSKDVPLVLGIETSCDETGVGIVRGTTLLADAIASSVDEHARFGGVVPEVASRAHLEAMVPTIERALKEAGVSAKDLDGIAVTAGPGLAGALLVGVSAAKAYAYALGKPLYGVNHLASHICVDQLEHGPLPEPTMALLVSGGHSSLLLSSDITSDVRPMGATIDDAAGEAFDKIARVLNLGFPGGPVIDRYAREGDPKAIAFPRGLTGPRDPAYDFSFSGLKTSVARWIEAKRAAGEEVPVRDVAASFQEAVVDVLTRKAVRACKDEGVDHLMIGGGVAANSRLRALAQERCEAAGIRLRVPRPKLCTDNGAMVAALGAEMVARGRAASDWDLSADSSLPVTDPHVPGRHSHAVSEGNLYA; this is encoded by the coding sequence ATGGCTGACTCCAAGGACGTACCGCTCGTCCTCGGCATCGAGACCTCCTGCGACGAGACCGGCGTCGGCATCGTCCGGGGGACCACGCTGCTCGCGGACGCCATCGCGTCCAGCGTCGACGAGCACGCCCGGTTCGGGGGTGTCGTGCCCGAGGTCGCCTCGCGCGCGCATCTGGAGGCGATGGTGCCGACCATCGAGCGGGCGCTGAAGGAGGCGGGGGTCAGCGCCAAGGACCTCGACGGCATCGCCGTCACCGCGGGTCCCGGGCTCGCGGGCGCTCTGCTGGTCGGGGTCTCGGCGGCGAAGGCGTACGCGTACGCGCTGGGCAAGCCGCTGTACGGCGTGAACCATCTCGCCTCGCACATCTGCGTCGACCAGTTGGAGCACGGGCCGCTGCCCGAGCCGACCATGGCTCTGCTGGTCAGCGGCGGCCACTCCTCGCTGCTGCTGTCCTCGGACATCACCTCCGACGTACGGCCCATGGGCGCGACCATCGACGACGCGGCCGGCGAGGCCTTCGACAAGATCGCGCGGGTGCTGAACCTGGGCTTCCCCGGCGGTCCCGTCATCGACCGGTACGCGCGTGAGGGCGACCCGAAGGCCATCGCGTTCCCGCGCGGGCTGACCGGGCCGCGCGATCCGGCGTACGACTTCTCCTTCTCCGGGCTCAAGACGTCCGTGGCCCGCTGGATCGAGGCGAAGCGGGCGGCGGGGGAGGAGGTGCCGGTGCGTGACGTGGCGGCCTCCTTCCAGGAGGCGGTCGTGGACGTGCTGACCCGGAAGGCGGTGCGGGCCTGCAAGGACGAGGGCGTCGACCACCTGATGATCGGCGGGGGAGTGGCCGCCAACTCGCGGCTGCGGGCACTCGCCCAGGAGCGGTGCGAGGCGGCCGGTATCCGACTCCGGGTGCCCCGGCCCAAGTTGTGCACGGACAACGGTGCGATGGTGGCCGCGCTGGGCGCAGAGATGGTCGCGCGGGGCAGGGCCGCCTCCGACTGGGATCTGTCGGCGGACTCGTCGTTGCCGGTGACCGACCCGCACGTACCAGGTCGTCATTCGCATGCGGTGAGTGAGGGGAACCTGTACGCGTGA
- the rimI gene encoding ribosomal protein S18-alanine N-acetyltransferase: MRWWDIEPVLELEKDLFPEDAWSRGMFWSDLAHARGPQATRRYFVAEDERADGSRRIIGYAGLATAGTASDSGSATGADVQTIAVAREHWGTGLGAVLLTELLRAATAFECTEVMLECRVDNVRAQKLYERFGFEAIGFRRGYYQPGNIDALVMRLRDPSASLPVREADIQEIGVQEDVQEIDVQGTESNG; the protein is encoded by the coding sequence ATGCGCTGGTGGGACATCGAGCCCGTGCTGGAGCTGGAGAAGGACCTCTTCCCCGAGGACGCCTGGTCCCGGGGCATGTTCTGGTCGGACCTGGCCCACGCGCGGGGACCACAGGCGACCCGGCGGTACTTCGTCGCCGAGGACGAGCGTGCGGACGGGAGCAGGCGGATCATCGGGTACGCGGGTCTCGCCACCGCCGGGACCGCATCCGACAGTGGTTCCGCCACGGGGGCCGACGTACAGACGATCGCCGTCGCCCGCGAACACTGGGGCACCGGCCTCGGTGCCGTGCTGCTCACCGAGCTGCTGCGGGCGGCGACCGCGTTCGAGTGCACCGAGGTGATGCTCGAATGCCGGGTGGACAACGTGCGCGCGCAGAAGCTGTACGAGAGGTTCGGCTTCGAGGCCATCGGGTTCCGGCGCGGCTACTACCAGCCGGGGAACATCGACGCCCTGGTGATGCGGCTGCGCGATCCGTCGGCGTCGCTGCCGGTGCGCGAGGCCGACATACAGGAAATCGGCGTCCAGGAAGACGTACAGGAAATCGACGTACAAGGAACCGAGAGCAATGGCTGA
- the tsaE gene encoding tRNA (adenosine(37)-N6)-threonylcarbamoyltransferase complex ATPase subunit type 1 TsaE has translation MEAPAAAHNPAESGPPSGTASGTASGTASGTVQIVVDSPDEMRELGRRLAKLLRAGDLLMLTGELGAGKTTLTRGLGEGLGVRGAVTSPTFVIARVHPSLVDGPPLVHVDAYRLGGGLDDMEDLDLDVSLPESVVVVEWGEGKVEELTDDRLHLLIHRAVGDTTDEVRHVTLTGVGERWAAVDLSAV, from the coding sequence ATGGAAGCACCAGCGGCAGCGCACAACCCGGCTGAATCGGGCCCACCATCGGGCACGGCATCGGGCACGGCATCGGGCACGGCATCGGGCACGGTACAGATCGTCGTCGACTCACCCGACGAGATGCGGGAGTTGGGTCGCAGGCTCGCCAAACTGCTGCGGGCCGGCGACCTCCTGATGCTCACCGGTGAGCTGGGCGCGGGCAAGACGACGCTGACGCGCGGGCTCGGCGAGGGGCTCGGCGTCCGGGGTGCCGTCACCTCGCCCACCTTCGTGATCGCCCGCGTCCACCCCTCCCTCGTCGACGGCCCGCCGCTCGTCCACGTCGACGCGTACCGGCTGGGCGGCGGTCTCGACGACATGGAGGACCTCGACCTCGACGTCTCGCTGCCCGAGTCCGTCGTCGTCGTGGAGTGGGGCGAGGGCAAGGTCGAGGAGCTGACCGACGACCGGCTCCATCTCCTCATCCACCGGGCCGTCGGAGACACCACCGACGAGGTGCGCCACGTCACCCTCACGGGGGTGGGGGAGCGGTGGGCGGCGGTTGACCTGAGCGCCGTATGA
- a CDS encoding alpha/beta fold hydrolase: MSESSAEVVASAATAAVASAAGATGSWRRVTGIAGVAIGVVAAGAAAGVAVERLTVGRGIRQKARLALDSAGPYGALRGTPGKAYADDGTELYYEVDDVDPEAAPALTPRRRRLFGRKAPAPVTVVFSHGYCLSQDSWHFQRAALRGVVRSVYWDQRSHGRSGRGAAQINDGVPVSIDQLGQDLKAVLDAAVPEGPIVLVGHSMGGMTVMAFADQYPDVVRERVVGVAFVGTSSGRLGEVNFGLPVAGVNAVRRVLPGVLKALGQQAEWVERGRRATSDLFTGIIKRYSFSSRDVDPAVARFAERMIEGTPIDVVAEFYPAFTEHEKTEALGHFTDLPVLVLAGVGDLVTPSEHSEAIADLLPDAELVLVPDAGHLVMLEHPEAVTDRLADLLTRAGAVPAGATVSGYGSTSGSAQPG, encoded by the coding sequence GTGAGCGAGAGCAGTGCGGAGGTCGTCGCGAGCGCCGCCACGGCGGCCGTGGCCTCCGCCGCGGGGGCGACGGGGAGCTGGCGCCGGGTGACCGGTATCGCGGGCGTCGCCATAGGGGTGGTGGCCGCCGGTGCCGCCGCGGGTGTCGCCGTCGAGCGGCTCACCGTGGGGCGCGGCATACGCCAGAAGGCGCGGCTCGCGCTCGACTCGGCGGGCCCGTACGGCGCGCTGCGCGGCACCCCGGGCAAGGCGTACGCCGACGACGGCACCGAGCTGTACTACGAGGTCGACGACGTCGACCCGGAGGCCGCGCCCGCCCTCACCCCGCGTCGGCGGCGCCTCTTCGGGCGCAAGGCCCCGGCCCCCGTCACCGTCGTCTTCAGTCACGGCTACTGCCTGAGCCAGGACTCCTGGCACTTCCAGCGGGCCGCCCTGCGCGGTGTCGTACGCAGTGTGTACTGGGACCAGCGCAGCCACGGTCGGTCCGGACGCGGGGCCGCTCAGATCAACGACGGGGTGCCCGTCTCCATAGACCAGCTCGGGCAGGACCTGAAAGCCGTCCTCGACGCCGCCGTGCCCGAGGGGCCGATCGTGCTCGTCGGGCACTCCATGGGCGGGATGACCGTCATGGCCTTCGCCGACCAGTACCCGGACGTGGTGCGGGAGCGGGTTGTCGGGGTGGCGTTCGTCGGTACGTCGTCGGGACGGCTCGGCGAGGTCAACTTCGGGTTGCCCGTCGCGGGCGTGAACGCCGTCCGGCGGGTGCTGCCTGGCGTACTGAAGGCGCTGGGGCAGCAGGCCGAGTGGGTGGAGCGGGGGCGGCGGGCCACCTCCGATCTCTTCACCGGCATCATCAAGCGGTACTCGTTCTCGTCGCGGGACGTCGATCCCGCCGTCGCCCGGTTCGCCGAGCGGATGATCGAGGGCACGCCCATCGATGTCGTCGCCGAGTTCTACCCGGCCTTCACCGAGCACGAGAAGACCGAGGCCCTCGGCCACTTCACGGACCTGCCCGTGCTGGTGCTGGCCGGGGTCGGTGACCTCGTCACGCCCAGCGAGCACAGTGAGGCCATCGCCGACCTGCTGCCGGACGCCGAACTGGTGCTCGTGCCGGACGCCGGGCACCTGGTGATGCTGGAGCACCCGGAGGCGGTCACCGACCGGCTCGCCGACCTGCTCACCCGCGCGGGTGCCGTGCCGGCAGGGGCTACCGTTTCTGGTTATGGAAGCACCAGCGGCAGCGCACAACCCGGCTGA
- the alr gene encoding alanine racemase, whose amino-acid sequence MSETPAPPAGALRARAEIDLAALRANVRNLRARARGAALMAVVKSEAYGHGALRCARAAVEAGADWLGTATPEEALALRRPDSGIPRHVRVMCWLWTPGGPWQEAVEADIDVSVSGMWALREVVEAATAARRPARVQLKADTGLGRGGCQPGDDWCALVAAALRAEHDGLIRVTGLWSHLACADEPGHPSVDAQLTSFHDMVAYAERHGLRPEVRHLANSPAVLSRPDTHFDLVRAGIAVYGISPSPEIGTSADLGLRPVMTLAASLALVKHVPGGHGVSYGHHYVTPGDTTLGLVPVGYADGIPRHASGTGPVLIGGKWRTVAGRVAMDQFVVDLGGDEPEAGAEVLLFGPGDRGEPTAEDWAQAAGTIAYEIVTRIGTRVPRVYVNE is encoded by the coding sequence ATGAGTGAGACACCAGCCCCGCCGGCCGGCGCCCTGCGTGCCCGTGCCGAGATCGATCTGGCCGCCCTGCGGGCCAACGTACGGAATTTGCGTGCCCGCGCGCGCGGTGCGGCCCTGATGGCCGTGGTCAAGTCCGAAGCGTACGGCCATGGGGCGCTCCGGTGTGCTCGGGCAGCCGTCGAGGCGGGTGCCGACTGGCTCGGCACCGCCACCCCCGAGGAGGCGCTCGCCCTGCGGCGGCCGGACTCCGGGATTCCCCGCCATGTCCGGGTCATGTGCTGGCTGTGGACGCCCGGCGGGCCCTGGCAGGAGGCCGTCGAGGCCGACATCGACGTGTCGGTGAGTGGGATGTGGGCCCTGCGGGAGGTCGTCGAAGCTGCGACTGCCGCCCGGCGGCCCGCCCGCGTCCAGCTCAAGGCCGACACCGGGCTCGGGCGCGGCGGCTGTCAGCCGGGGGACGACTGGTGCGCGCTCGTCGCCGCCGCACTGCGTGCCGAGCACGACGGGCTGATCCGCGTCACCGGGCTCTGGTCGCATCTCGCCTGCGCCGACGAACCCGGGCACCCCTCCGTCGACGCCCAGCTCACCAGCTTCCATGACATGGTCGCGTACGCCGAGCGGCACGGACTGCGGCCCGAGGTGCGGCATCTCGCCAACTCGCCCGCCGTCCTCAGCCGCCCGGACACGCACTTCGACCTCGTGAGGGCGGGGATTGCCGTGTACGGCATCTCGCCCAGTCCCGAGATCGGCACCTCCGCCGACCTCGGCCTTCGGCCCGTGATGACGCTGGCCGCCTCGCTCGCGCTGGTCAAGCACGTACCGGGTGGGCACGGCGTCAGCTACGGGCACCACTACGTCACCCCGGGCGATACCACCCTCGGCCTCGTCCCCGTCGGCTACGCGGACGGCATCCCGCGCCATGCCTCCGGCACCGGTCCCGTACTGATCGGCGGCAAGTGGCGGACCGTGGCCGGACGGGTCGCCATGGACCAGTTCGTCGTCGATCTGGGGGGCGACGAGCCCGAAGCGGGCGCGGAGGTCCTGCTCTTCGGGCCCGGCGACCGCGGCGAGCCCACCGCCGAGGACTGGGCGCAGGCGGCCGGGACGATCGCGTACGAAATCGTCACCCGCATCGGAACCCGGGTGCCCCGCGTCTACGTGAATGAGTAA
- a CDS encoding NAD(P)H-hydrate dehydratase yields the protein MRTAYSVETVRAAERELMARLPEGALMQRAAAGLAVACAQLMGRVYGTRVVLLVGSGDNGGDALYAGARLARRGAGVTAVLLAPERTHAGGLAALRTAGGTVTSAGDDGVEGLVRRADLVLDGIVGIGGRGGLRADAVPLVEAVRGARAAVVAVDLPSGVDADSGEVPGVAIRADVTVTFGTHKPGLLIDPAREYAGTVRLVDIGLGEVLPAQAELEALQHADVARLLPVPGVESDKYRRGVVGIAAGSARYPGAAVLAVAGALRGGAGAVRYVGPAADAVIARFPEALVSDRGPHKAGRVQAWVVGPGAGDDAATVAEVLEADVPVLIDADGLRLADRETVRGRTAPTLMTPHAGEAAALLGVSRAEVEGARLSAVRELAGRYGATVLLKGSTTLVAASAGGAVRVNATGTGWLATAGSGDVLSGLGGSLLAAGLSALDAGSVGAYLHGLAGRLAADGAPVGAQDVAEGVRRAWRDVRGG from the coding sequence ATGCGAACTGCGTACAGCGTGGAGACGGTACGGGCGGCCGAGCGTGAGCTGATGGCGCGGTTGCCGGAGGGTGCGCTCATGCAGCGTGCGGCGGCCGGACTGGCCGTCGCCTGCGCCCAGTTGATGGGGCGGGTGTACGGCACCAGGGTCGTCCTGCTCGTCGGCAGCGGCGACAACGGCGGCGACGCGCTGTACGCCGGGGCCCGGCTCGCCCGGCGCGGAGCCGGTGTCACGGCGGTGCTGCTCGCGCCGGAGCGCACGCATGCCGGGGGGCTCGCGGCGCTGCGGACAGCGGGCGGGACGGTGACGAGCGCCGGAGATGACGGCGTCGAGGGGCTTGTTCGGCGGGCCGATCTCGTCCTCGACGGCATCGTCGGGATCGGCGGGCGAGGCGGGCTGCGGGCCGACGCCGTGCCGTTGGTGGAGGCGGTACGGGGGGCGCGGGCTGCTGTGGTCGCCGTTGATCTGCCCAGCGGGGTCGACGCCGACAGCGGTGAGGTGCCGGGGGTGGCGATTCGCGCCGATGTGACCGTGACCTTCGGGACGCACAAGCCGGGCCTGCTCATCGATCCCGCGCGTGAGTACGCCGGGACGGTGCGGCTCGTCGACATCGGGCTCGGGGAGGTGCTTCCCGCGCAGGCCGAGCTGGAGGCGCTGCAACACGCGGACGTCGCCCGGTTGTTGCCGGTGCCCGGCGTCGAGAGCGACAAGTACCGGCGGGGCGTCGTCGGGATCGCGGCGGGTTCGGCACGGTATCCGGGGGCCGCCGTACTCGCCGTGGCCGGGGCGCTGCGGGGCGGCGCCGGGGCCGTGCGGTACGTGGGGCCCGCGGCTGACGCGGTGATCGCCCGCTTTCCCGAGGCGCTCGTGTCCGACCGGGGACCGCACAAGGCGGGGCGCGTGCAGGCGTGGGTCGTGGGGCCCGGGGCCGGGGACGACGCCGCCACGGTCGCCGAGGTGCTGGAGGCGGACGTACCCGTGCTGATCGACGCGGACGGGCTGCGGCTGGCGGACCGGGAGACGGTGCGGGGTCGTACCGCGCCGACGTTGATGACCCCGCATGCCGGGGAGGCCGCCGCGCTGCTCGGCGTGAGCCGTGCGGAGGTGGAGGGTGCCCGGTTGTCGGCCGTGCGTGAGCTCGCCGGCCGCTACGGCGCGACCGTTCTCCTCAAGGGTTCGACCACGCTGGTCGCCGCCTCGGCAGGCGGTGCCGTACGGGTCAACGCGACCGGCACGGGGTGGCTTGCCACCGCCGGTAGCGGGGACGTGCTGTCGGGGCTGGGCGGGTCGTTGCTGGCGGCGGGACTCTCGGCGTTGGACGCGGGGAGTGTGGGGGCGTATCTGCACGGGCTGGCGGGGAGGCTGGCGGCGGATGGGGCGCCGGTGGGGGCGCAGGATGTGGCGGAGGGGGTGCGGAGGGCTTGGCGGGATGTGCGGGGTGGGTGA
- a CDS encoding holo-ACP synthase: MSIVGVGIDVAEIERFRASLERTPGLAQRLFLESELLLPSGERRGVASLAARFAAKEALAKALGAPAGLLWTDAEVCVEDSGRPWLRVTGTVAARAAELGVRSWHVSLSHDAGVASAVVIAEG; this comes from the coding sequence ATGAGCATTGTCGGAGTCGGGATCGACGTCGCCGAGATCGAACGGTTCCGGGCCTCGCTGGAGCGGACCCCCGGGCTGGCCCAACGGCTGTTCCTGGAGAGCGAGTTGCTGCTGCCCAGCGGTGAGCGGCGCGGTGTCGCCTCCCTTGCCGCCCGGTTCGCCGCGAAGGAGGCGCTCGCCAAGGCGCTGGGCGCTCCGGCCGGCCTGCTCTGGACGGACGCGGAGGTCTGCGTCGAGGACAGCGGGCGGCCCTGGCTGCGGGTGACGGGGACCGTGGCCGCGCGCGCGGCGGAGCTCGGGGTGCGGTCATGGCATGTGTCGCTCAGTCATGACGCGGGGGTGGCTTCGGCGGTGGTGATTGCGGAGGGGTAG
- a CDS encoding ATP-binding protein, with protein MPEVEKETDPESWEYSLYIPNDLRAVTVSRRTLRLILTMHGLIDFVDVAELLATELVSNAVRHTKGPAALRVRWSAGVLRIGAWDADPRPPEPPRELGQLVESEDGRGLGMVLACAHLWGWQPLSRFGNRGKFVWCELNSAA; from the coding sequence ATGCCCGAAGTCGAGAAGGAAACCGATCCCGAGTCCTGGGAGTACTCCCTCTACATCCCGAACGACCTCCGCGCCGTCACCGTCAGCCGCCGCACCCTCCGTCTGATCCTCACCATGCACGGACTGATCGACTTCGTCGACGTCGCCGAACTCCTCGCCACCGAGCTGGTGTCCAACGCCGTACGTCACACCAAGGGCCCCGCCGCCCTCCGCGTCCGCTGGTCGGCCGGTGTCCTGCGAATCGGAGCCTGGGATGCGGACCCCCGACCGCCGGAGCCGCCAAGGGAGTTGGGGCAGCTCGTCGAGTCGGAGGACGGGCGTGGGCTGGGGATGGTGTTGGCCTGTGCCCATCTGTGGGGGTGGCAGCCGCTGTCCCGTTTCGGGAATCGCGGCAAATTCGTGTGGTGCGAGCTGAACTCGGCGGCGTGA
- a CDS encoding helix-turn-helix domain-containing protein, with product MVLRREPTARQLRLGIELRRLREAAGLTATEAAALLGANRVQMSHIETGLAGVSEQRLRRLASHYACTDEDFIEALVTMATDRTRGWWEEYRGLLSTPFMDLSELDHHARFQYNVAILFVPGLLQTEDYARAVYSTRIPELTEEQLELRVRHRIARQVIINSPSPIPLDAVIHEAALRIMVDTRTTARTQLIRILELSEADHITVRVVPFDLEGFSWGSSTMAYLGGSVTKLDTVIRDTPTGAVYVDAEDQLTTYRARFQEVKAMALEPERSRDLVQRLAKEL from the coding sequence ATGGTCCTGAGACGCGAACCCACGGCGCGTCAACTGCGCCTGGGGATCGAGTTGCGCAGACTCCGCGAGGCGGCAGGACTCACCGCCACCGAGGCAGCAGCGCTGCTTGGGGCGAATCGCGTCCAGATGAGCCACATCGAAACCGGACTCGCGGGCGTGAGCGAGCAGCGACTCCGCCGCCTCGCGTCCCACTACGCCTGCACGGACGAGGATTTCATCGAAGCGCTGGTCACAATGGCCACCGACCGGACACGGGGTTGGTGGGAGGAGTACCGCGGCCTGCTGTCCACACCGTTCATGGACCTGTCCGAGCTGGATCACCACGCCCGGTTTCAGTACAACGTGGCCATCCTGTTCGTACCGGGCTTGCTCCAGACAGAGGACTACGCCCGCGCCGTGTACTCCACCAGGATTCCCGAACTCACGGAGGAACAACTTGAGTTGCGCGTGCGCCACCGCATAGCGCGCCAGGTGATCATCAACAGCCCCTCGCCCATCCCCCTCGATGCGGTGATTCACGAAGCGGCGCTGCGGATCATGGTCGACACCCGGACCACTGCACGAACCCAGCTCATCCGCATCCTGGAACTCTCCGAAGCGGATCACATCACCGTGAGGGTCGTTCCCTTCGATCTGGAGGGCTTCTCCTGGGGCAGCAGCACCATGGCCTATCTGGGCGGCAGCGTGACCAAACTGGACACAGTGATCCGCGACACCCCCACCGGTGCGGTCTATGTCGACGCAGAAGATCAACTGACCACGTACCGAGCCCGCTTCCAGGAGGTAAAGGCCATGGCACTCGAACCGGAACGGTCACGCGACCTCGTCCAGAGGCTGGCGAAAGAGCTGTGA
- a CDS encoding DUF397 domain-containing protein has product MPTPDSWRKSSYSAGGDGDDCVEIADSPTHIAIRDSKTPTTRTLTFPASAYTLFVDSLKSPTRDAPKPS; this is encoded by the coding sequence CTGCCGACACCCGACAGCTGGCGAAAGTCGTCCTACTCCGCCGGCGGCGACGGCGACGACTGCGTGGAGATAGCCGACTCCCCCACCCACATAGCCATCCGCGACTCCAAGACCCCCACCACCCGCACCCTCACCTTCCCGGCCTCCGCCTACACCCTGTTCGTCGACTCCCTCAAGTCGCCCACACGCGACGCCCCCAAGCCGTCGTAG